In a single window of the Ktedonobacteraceae bacterium genome:
- a CDS encoding peptide ABC transporter substrate-binding protein: protein MKNQSCCWLSRRVFIRSTFLIALLLLVAACSGGTTTAPKANGTPALASNQVLIFPNVGTQDISVLDPAQGPDANSAVAVGMIYSGLVRFDKNLNVVSDQATWTISSDEKTYTFTLKPDIKFSDGTPVTAQSYVYTLTRALLPSVASPIATLFEGNIVGANDVNTGKTNVLAGVKALNDTTLQITLTKPTAYFLDVLATSISFPLNEKIIHQYGQMNWVNHVAGSGVGTGPFMVKEWDHNVKMVLVPNPYYYGPKTKLKEVDMLFVNDPSTAFKTYQAGQYAFDWNILPADLSIAKNMSGFVSSSLLQTDLLFFNNTKPPFNNVAVRQAFAYATNKQLLATAIFKGSAIAAPTIIPPGMPGYQAGYQGIPYNPSKAKALLQSVYPDVTKVPQITFSYPNSQVSTSEAVALQQMWQNALGIQVKLLPVELTAYNMETANHEVQFGFTQWTADFPDPYDWLTLNLTTNAPDNSGLWSNPTFDSTVMQAEEETGDARIALYNQAEQIAITDVGWLPLDHETLSAVIPSWVHGVSLNYTGLYFGDWSDVYLLQH, encoded by the coding sequence GTGAAAAATCAATCTTGCTGCTGGCTTTCCCGGCGCGTGTTTATCAGATCGACCTTTTTGATCGCTCTGCTCCTTCTTGTTGCTGCTTGCAGCGGTGGAACCACCACCGCGCCCAAAGCGAATGGAACTCCTGCCCTGGCGTCCAACCAGGTGCTGATATTTCCAAATGTTGGCACCCAGGATATCAGTGTGCTTGACCCGGCACAGGGGCCGGATGCGAACTCAGCTGTCGCTGTGGGCATGATTTATAGCGGCCTGGTGCGGTTTGACAAGAATTTGAATGTTGTGTCAGACCAGGCAACCTGGACTATTTCCAGCGACGAAAAAACCTATACCTTTACCCTCAAACCTGACATCAAGTTCTCTGATGGTACTCCTGTCACTGCCCAGTCGTATGTCTATACCCTGACCCGCGCGCTGCTCCCATCCGTAGCATCGCCGATTGCTACCTTATTCGAAGGCAATATAGTCGGCGCGAATGATGTCAATACTGGCAAAACCAATGTGCTGGCAGGAGTGAAGGCCCTCAATGATACTACCCTGCAGATTACCCTGACGAAGCCGACCGCCTATTTCTTAGACGTGCTGGCGACATCGATCTCTTTTCCCTTGAATGAGAAAATTATTCATCAGTATGGACAGATGAACTGGGTGAACCACGTTGCCGGCAGTGGTGTGGGCACCGGCCCATTTATGGTCAAGGAATGGGACCATAATGTCAAAATGGTACTCGTCCCTAATCCATATTACTATGGCCCTAAGACAAAGTTGAAAGAGGTAGACATGCTCTTCGTCAATGACCCCTCTACCGCTTTCAAGACCTACCAGGCCGGACAATATGCCTTCGACTGGAATATCCTGCCCGCGGACCTGTCCATAGCGAAAAACATGTCCGGCTTTGTCTCCTCTTCGTTGTTACAGACAGACTTGCTTTTCTTCAACAATACGAAGCCGCCGTTTAATAATGTGGCTGTGCGCCAGGCTTTTGCCTATGCTACCAATAAACAGCTTCTGGCAACTGCTATCTTCAAGGGATCGGCCATTGCTGCTCCCACGATTATTCCGCCCGGTATGCCCGGCTATCAAGCAGGCTACCAGGGTATTCCCTATAATCCTTCTAAGGCAAAGGCGTTACTACAATCGGTCTATCCAGACGTGACGAAGGTGCCACAAATTACCTTCTCATATCCCAATTCACAGGTGTCTACCTCGGAAGCCGTCGCTTTACAGCAGATGTGGCAAAATGCGCTGGGCATTCAGGTGAAATTGCTGCCGGTCGAGCTGACCGCCTACAACATGGAGACCGCGAACCACGAGGTGCAATTTGGCTTTACGCAGTGGACGGCGGACTTCCCCGACCCCTATGATTGGTTGACGTTGAATTTGACCACCAATGCTCCCGACAATAGCGGTTTATGGAGCAATCCAACATTCGATTCGACGGTGATGCAGGCGGAGGAGGAAACGGGTGATGCGCGTATAGCCCTGTATAACCAGGCCGAGCAGA